A segment of the Asinibacterium sp. OR53 genome:
GGCGATTCAAAAGAATTGGCTACGCCTTTTTTGGTACGCAGCATTTCTTCTCCGGCATGCAGGAAAGGAACACCCTGGGAGGTAAGTACAATGGCTTGGGCCAGTTTATCCATTTTGATAATGTCTTCTTCGGAGACGCCGGGGTTATCGATCAGCAGGCGATCGAACAGCGTATTATCATCATGACAGGAAACATAGCTGATGGATTGATAAGGCTCTGCGGCCCAGGCGCGTTTTGAATAATTCACCAACTTGTAGTTGATCTGCGGATGCTGTACGGCGCCTGCAATGCCAAATTTGATGCTTTCGGCCGTGCCTGTTTTACCGCTGATGAACCCTTTTTCTTTTACATCGGCAAAAGGTCCGCGCAGGCCATCCCGCATTTCATCGCCGAACGCCGCGATCTGGTGTAGCTGGTAAGTATTTTGTTTAACTGCCCGCAGCGATTCGTCCAGCGGACTTTCTCCGGCAGTCCACCCCTCACCGTAGATGAAAATGGTTGGATCAATCTTGTGCAGCGTATCACTGATGGCATTCATAGTAGCAATATCGTGCACACCCATGAGATCGAAACGGAAGCCATCGATATGGTATTCCCTGGCCCAGTATGCTACAGAAGCTATCATGAATTGGCGCATCATGACTTTTTCTGAAGCGGTTTCATTGCCGCAGCCGGTGGCATCGGAATAATTACCGTTGGCTTTATGGCGATAAAAATAACCGGGTGCAAACTGATTGAAAGGAGATGCAAGATTGGCTGTGTGGTTATACACCACATCCAATATCACACGCAACCCCCTGTTGTGCAGGGCCTGCACCATTTGTTTAAACTCCTTGATACGTGTATTGCCATTGTAAGGGTCAGTAGCATAAGATCCTTCCGGTACATTGTAGTTGAGCGGATCGTAGCCCCAGTTGTATTTGTTCAATGAAAGTTTGGTTTCATCTATGGAATTAAAATCGAAAGAAGGTAACAGGTGTACATGTGTTATACCTAATTCGGCCAGGTGATCGAGCCCCGTCTTTTCACCGGCTGCATTGCGTGTTCCTGTCTCGGTAAGACCCAGAAATTTTCCTTTGTGGCGAATGCCGGAAGTGGGACTGATCGACAGGTCGCGTACATGTAATTCATAGATGATGATGTCGGTAAAATTTTTAAGCAGCGGTTTTTTATCTTTAGCCCAGTTGACCGGGTTGGTGGTTTTCAGGTCAACCACCATGCCACGTTTGCCGTTGACGCCTACGGCTTTTGCATTGATATCAGGACTTTCATCCAACCACTTACCATCCTGTTTTACCTGGAAAGTATAATAGCGGTTGACAATGTTTTTATGGACAATGGTTTCCCAGGTGCCTTGCCGGGCTGGCAGCAGTTTTATCTGTTCCAGCGGCTGGCCGCCATCGCCAGCTGCGTATAAACGCAACAGCACTTCTGATGCCCGGGGCGCCCAAATTTTAAAAGAGGTTATTGCACCCTTATAACGAACGCCCAAATCGTTGCCGGAATAGACAGGATCATGATGAAGATCGCTTTGAGCGCAGACAGTAGCACAAAGCAACAACAATACATAAACAGGTAATGAATACTTTGATTTCATGTAAAAGGGGTTTGAAGGCCGATAAATATACTATTGGTTTGTACTAAACCCACAGTAGCCCACATTTAATGTGGGTTATAGTTTTTTTAATGTATATTTAATTCCTGCTTATTAAAAGCCAAGGCTAATGTCAAGAATAGTGAATTTCGGTTCAATACAAGATATTCTAGACAGAAAACCTTATTTTAAAGCTGTCTTTTCAAACAGCTGCCATGTCAAACCAAAAGATCAGGATATCCTTATTTCTCAACTATTTTGTATTCGCCATACTGCTCAACAGTGTAGGCATATTGATCCAGAAATCCATCAATTCATATCATGTCGATGAATTGCAGGCCAGTATCCTGGAAGCTTTCAAAGACCTTTCCATTGCTTTTGTGTCTTTTTTTGTAGGCTCCTTCCTGCCCAGGCTGGGTTATAAAAAAGGCATGCTGGCGGCCCTGGCGTTGGTCTTTGCCGGTTGCCTTATTATGTATTTTGGTAACTCCTTTGCAACGGTTAAATTGATGTTTGCTTGTGTAGGTATCTCTTTTGCCGTTATCAAAGTATCTGTGTATGCATTGATAGGTGTGGTAACCAATGATGAAAAAGAACACAAAAGCCTGCTCAGTTCTGTAGAGAGCTGTTTTATGATCGGTATTGCCGCCGGATTCATTGCTTTTCCTTTTTTCTACAGCGATACCAACCCGAATGCATGGCTGCGCATATACCTGCTGTTGGCAGGATTGATAGCCATATCTTTTTTGGTGTTGTTATTGTCAGATTTTAAAGCGGATTATGAAATTCCGGGAACATCGGTGATAGATGATTTTGTGGAAATGGTAAAACTGGTCAAAAGACCCCTGGTACTGGTTTTTGCCGTTGCTGCTTTCATGTATGTGATGACAGAGCAGGGGATCATGAGCTGGCTGCCTACTTTTAATCAGAAAGTATTGCACCTGCCCGAGACAACCAGCATTTATATGGCGGTCATTCTCATGCTGTCCATCGCATTAGGACGGTATTTATCGGCGCTGTTGGTAAAGAAAATATCCTGGTTCTTCATACTATTTGTTTGCCTGGCAGGTGCAGCGATCATCGTCTGGTTGGTGTTACCGGCAGCGCAGAACCTGGCGCCAAGGCAGATCCTTTCTTTTGCCGATGTGCCGGTGATTGGTTATGTTTTCCCGTTGATCGGCTTTTTCCTGGCGCCCATCTACCCGTTGGTCAATTCTTTTGTACTCAGTTCTACAGAGAAAAAGTTTCACAGTCCCATGGCATCCCTGCTCGTTTTCTTTTCGGCTATTGGAGGTACTTTGGGGTCAAGACTGGTTGGATATTTATTCAAACACATTGGCGGGGGCAAAGCGTTTTATTTTTCATTGGCACCCATGGCCGTCTTGCTGTTATGCTTGTGGTTTTTTTACGGGTTTCAAAAGAAACAAAAGGCTTGAAAACTGTTTCAATAAAATGAACATGAAAATGACGGTTGATTTTTTCCGTACTTCTTTGTTTGAAGCAGTGCAGATGAACAGGATTTTCCCTGATGGAAAGACTTTTGTGGATTGTGCACCCAAAACAGGAATACCGGATATCCTGAACACATACGAAACAGAGAAACACAAGCCTGACTTTGATCTTACTTCATTTGTGCGGCGTTATTTTACATTGCCTGTTGCCCCAGCCGTTGACTTTGTTGCACAAAGCAACGCTACCATGTTGGAGCATATTGAATCACTCTGGCAGGCGCTCACCCGTAACCCGGATACACAGCAAGGCTCTTTGATCCCGCTTCCTTATCCTTATATCGTTCCGGGTGGGCGGTTCAGGGAAATTTATTATTGGGATAGTTACTTCACTTTGCTGGGCTTGCAGGCATCGGGCAGGACAGTTATGATGGAGCACATGATCCAGAATTTTGCTCACCTCATCAATATCATCGGGCATATACCGAATGGAAACCGCAGCTATTACCTGGGCCGGTCGCAGCCGCCTTTTTTTGCAATGATGGTGAGCCTGCTGGCAGAGACTAAAGGGGAGCAGGTGAAGCGTCAATTCCTGCCACAACTGGAAAAGGAATACCAGTTCTGGATGCGCGGGGCAACTGAATTAAGCGATGAACAGATTGCGCTGCACCACGTAGTGCGGATGCCGGACGGAGCCATACTCAACAGGTATTGGGATGAGTACGATACACCGAGGCCTGAATCGTACCGGGAAGACAGGGCGCTGGCGCAAGAATCAGCCAGCGAGCCGGCAACATTGTTCCGCAACCTGAGAGCGGCGGCAGAATCGGGCTGGGATTTCAGCAGCCGCTGGTTCAAAGATGGTAAGTCGTTGTATACCATCCACACTACCGATATCATTCCGGTTGATTTGAATGCGTTGCTTTTGTTCCAGGAAATGATGATCAGTGAAGCCTGCCGGCAGTCGGGCATGCAAGAGAAGGCAGACCAATACCTGTCTGCTGCGAAGAAAAGACGAACTGCGATGGATGCTTATTGCTGGAACAGTCATAAAAATTTTTATGTTGATTATGATTGGAAGGAAGAAAAACAAAAAGAAATGATCACACTGGCTGGCATGGTGCCTTTGTTCCTGTTTGGTCTTGATCCATTAAGGGAATATGAGCGGGTAAGTGATACGATCAGGGAACATTTTTTATGTGCCGGGGGAGTTGTAACCACTACACAGCATACCGGGCAGCAATGGGACCATCCCAATGGCTGGGCGCCCCTGCAATGGATGACGATCATAGCACTGGAAAAAATGGGATCGCATGAGTTGGCAAAGGAGATCGCCACCCGGTGGCTGAACCTGAACAATGAAGTGTACAAACGCACAGGCAAACTGATGGAAAAATACAATGTAATAGACATGCACCTGGAAGCCGGTGGTGGCGAATACCCTGGGCAGGATGGGTTCGGATGGACGAACGGCGTTTGTGCGGCACTGGCAAAAAAATACAATATCAATACATAAATTTATGCACCAGATCACCATTATTTCATCCAGTATCAGAAAAGAACGCATGAGCCACCGGGTGGCTTTGTTCTTCAAAAAATTCATAGAAGAGCACGAATTAGGTTCTGTAGAAATACTTGACCTGCAGGAAT
Coding sequences within it:
- the pulA gene encoding type I pullulanase — translated: MKSKYSLPVYVLLLLCATVCAQSDLHHDPVYSGNDLGVRYKGAITSFKIWAPRASEVLLRLYAAGDGGQPLEQIKLLPARQGTWETIVHKNIVNRYYTFQVKQDGKWLDESPDINAKAVGVNGKRGMVVDLKTTNPVNWAKDKKPLLKNFTDIIIYELHVRDLSISPTSGIRHKGKFLGLTETGTRNAAGEKTGLDHLAELGITHVHLLPSFDFNSIDETKLSLNKYNWGYDPLNYNVPEGSYATDPYNGNTRIKEFKQMVQALHNRGLRVILDVVYNHTANLASPFNQFAPGYFYRHKANGNYSDATGCGNETASEKVMMRQFMIASVAYWAREYHIDGFRFDLMGVHDIATMNAISDTLHKIDPTIFIYGEGWTAGESPLDESLRAVKQNTYQLHQIAAFGDEMRDGLRGPFADVKEKGFISGKTGTAESIKFGIAGAVQHPQINYKLVNYSKRAWAAEPYQSISYVSCHDDNTLFDRLLIDNPGVSEEDIIKMDKLAQAIVLTSQGVPFLHAGEEMLRTKKGVANSFESPDSINALDWNRKTQYKAVFKYYQSLVALRKHHPAFRMPSAQMIRQHLTFLETNDPLLIAYTLSDHANGDQWKDILVIFNGEAVSKTMHLPAGEWTLITKDDLIDEKGIKKITGSINIPATAACILFR
- a CDS encoding sugar MFS transporter; its protein translation is MSNQKIRISLFLNYFVFAILLNSVGILIQKSINSYHVDELQASILEAFKDLSIAFVSFFVGSFLPRLGYKKGMLAALALVFAGCLIMYFGNSFATVKLMFACVGISFAVIKVSVYALIGVVTNDEKEHKSLLSSVESCFMIGIAAGFIAFPFFYSDTNPNAWLRIYLLLAGLIAISFLVLLLSDFKADYEIPGTSVIDDFVEMVKLVKRPLVLVFAVAAFMYVMTEQGIMSWLPTFNQKVLHLPETTSIYMAVILMLSIALGRYLSALLVKKISWFFILFVCLAGAAIIVWLVLPAAQNLAPRQILSFADVPVIGYVFPLIGFFLAPIYPLVNSFVLSSTEKKFHSPMASLLVFFSAIGGTLGSRLVGYLFKHIGGGKAFYFSLAPMAVLLLCLWFFYGFQKKQKA
- the treF gene encoding alpha,alpha-trehalase TreF, which translates into the protein MNMKMTVDFFRTSLFEAVQMNRIFPDGKTFVDCAPKTGIPDILNTYETEKHKPDFDLTSFVRRYFTLPVAPAVDFVAQSNATMLEHIESLWQALTRNPDTQQGSLIPLPYPYIVPGGRFREIYYWDSYFTLLGLQASGRTVMMEHMIQNFAHLINIIGHIPNGNRSYYLGRSQPPFFAMMVSLLAETKGEQVKRQFLPQLEKEYQFWMRGATELSDEQIALHHVVRMPDGAILNRYWDEYDTPRPESYREDRALAQESASEPATLFRNLRAAAESGWDFSSRWFKDGKSLYTIHTTDIIPVDLNALLLFQEMMISEACRQSGMQEKADQYLSAAKKRRTAMDAYCWNSHKNFYVDYDWKEEKQKEMITLAGMVPLFLFGLDPLREYERVSDTIREHFLCAGGVVTTTQHTGQQWDHPNGWAPLQWMTIIALEKMGSHELAKEIATRWLNLNNEVYKRTGKLMEKYNVIDMHLEAGGGEYPGQDGFGWTNGVCAALAKKYNINT